CTTTTTGCTGAGCTAGCGGTGCTCAGAATAACCCTGTCTGTCTCGAAACAACCTAGGTCAGGCGCTGTGCCGCTGTACGGAAAACCAATGTTGGTGCCTGCATCAACCATCTCGCTGGTTGGCTTCAAGCGCAGAAAATCATTCACGGGCAGACTGCCATCTGCTTGTCGCGGCGCGGTGAGCAGCTCCATATCCGTGCTCAGGAAATCATCGGCTGTCACAGTAATAGCCGAATTCAGGAAGCTGTTGTGGTCGATGGTGCAGGCGGCGAGGTCGTAATCGGTGATGTCGCGGCCCGTGGAACGCGGGGCAAAGCTGATGTTATTTTTGATGACGTGGTTGTAGCCCGGTACATCGGTGAGATAATCCGTTGTGTTCCTCGCTTTCCGGTTGAGCATGTTGTAGTTAGTAGCATTCATGTAGGCGGTATTGTTAGACCAGGTGCTACCCTCTAAGTGGTGATTGGAATAAAACCCATTGGATTTGTTGCGCACGGAAAGACAAAACTGAATCGTATTTCTAGGCACAACGGTCGGGATGGAAGTGACAGCCGCGCTGCCGTAACCACCTGCTTTGAAGCCGTTACCATCTCCCCGGCTGCCAAAAGTAGCCGTGTAACCATTGTAGAAAGACCAGCAGTTCTCAAACACCGTAGGCGCAAAGGCCGAGATGCAGTCGTAGCCGTCGTCGCTGTTGAACCAGGCTCGGCACCCCCGGAACACGTTGCCGGTGTAGTTCGCGTTGTTGGGGTGGTTGCCGAAGCCATCTACGTTGCCGCCATTCGCGGCGCCGGTGGTGTTCGGCGTGTTGATATTGTCGTTGTTGCGGTAGGCGTCGCAGTTGAGGATAAGGTTGTTCGGGCCTCTGGTCAGGTAAAAGCCAATAGCCTGCCCATCGTGCATGCTCAGCCGCTCGTAGATGTTGTTGCCGCCCGCCCCACTCTGGGAGAAGCAGATTGACTGCGTGTTGACGTTGGTGGCGACAAGTGGTACCCGCACCCCGACGATTTCCAATCCCCGCAGGTGGATGTACGAGCCTGTTACCTCAAATGCGCTGAGGCGGTAAGGGGCGGCGAAAGGGGCACCAGGGTTGGTGACATTAGGGTCAACGTTGGCGTAGTTGAAGACCGGCTGCTCGCCCGGATACGCCCAGTAGTTGATGCGCCCGGCCGTCGCCGAGCCGCTTTTACTCAGCAGCGTGACGTAGGCATACGGGTTCGAGTAACCGGCTATCTGCGAGTTCTGCATCAGGTAGGTGCCACCGCGTACCCACACCGTATCGCCGGCTACTACCGCTGTTTGGGCCCGCTGGATGGTTTTAAAAGGCAGAGAAATCGTGCCGTTGTTGTTCGCATCATCTCCGTTAGGCGCCACATAATAAGTAGCTGAGAAGGCCGGATAGAAACGAATTACCAGTAGAAGGGCGAGAAGGTAGTTTTTGGCCATTATAAATCATGGTTATATAAGGTGGAGGGGAAATTGGGGTGACTAGGAGCGCTAATAACATCTCCAACCTAGGTTTATCTGTCTTGTAGTGTGCTGGTTGAGAATGCACTTTAATTATTGCTGTTTATATATTAATTATAATTTATTCTAATTATCTTTAAATAAATTTGGTGTCTACACTAGAATACTACTGCTGTTTCTTGTTGTTCATCTTAGGAGCTAGCAGGCAGCGCAAAGTACCAGTAGTATCCGCGTGTGCCCACTCTGACAGATGCTGTTCATCGTTGCTTCACTCTGCCTTACCTACTATATAAAAGCAACTACAACGACCTAACACCACGCCAAGTGGATGCTCCGTTGCGGTAAGCATGCGCCAGTCTGGCCGAAGCTACCATGTTGCTTAGTTGCCGCCCACTCCGCCCCACCTAGTTCTCACGCCCCCATGGTCAACACTGTTACTCCTTTTCCCGCATCATTGATACCCGACAATGATGCGGTGCGGCTGCGCACGCTGCATCAATACCGTATTGTAAACACGACCCCAGAGAAGATTTTTGATGAGTACGCCGCCTGGGCCGCACAACTCTTCAACCTTCCTATTGCGCTGATCTCGCTCGTAGATGAAGATCAAGTTTGGTTTAAAGCAACTGTCGGCGCGCAGGGCATCAGAAGCCTGACGCGGGGTGACAGCATGTGCTCGGCGGCCATTCTGCATGATGATGCCGTAGTACTGTCCGACTATTCCAAGGAAAGTTGCGGCCTGATCAGCCAAACCGTTGCTGAAGAAATAGGCCTGCGTTTTTACGCGGGTGCCGCCTTGCAGATGCCCGACAAAGAGAAGATTGGGATGCTAGCGGTGATTGGACGTGAGCCGCGAGACTTCTCCGAGGCCGAATCGGAGCTGCTCGTGCGCCTGGCGCAACTAGTCAGCCAGACGATTGAGCTACGAGGCCATTACCTAGCCCACGAGCAGGCCGATGAGTGGGAAGATGCTCAACAAGAGCTAGCCCAGCGCCTCGACGATAACGCGACCTTGGCCCGCTACCTAACCACCCGCACGCACGGCATCGACCTAGCCGATGAGCAAGTAGCCCAGGTCATTTACCGTCGTTTGAATACTGTACAAGCTTTGCTGCAGAAGCGGCTGGCTGTGGCGGCGTAGGTCATTTAGGTACAGTTATAAAGATAAAAGCCAGGCGCACGCTTGGCTTTTTCTCTTAAGGTTCATTAATATTAATTTCGGTGCTCTTTGACAGAAGGTATTGCACCAATTCATAAAAGACCAAAGCGCTAATTTTTTCTGAAACTAAATTATCACAGAAAGCTAGGCTGTTAGCTTCTAGGCTGATCGTCAATGCGGGCAAGACTATGCCTGGTGCATTAATGTGCCAAGAAGATTCTTCAGCGTTATAGTGCGCCCCAAATCTACTTAGTATAAATTCTTCTAAATCAGCCTCGTTGAAGTGCTGATAAGTAATTCGAAGCTCCTTTCCCATATATAATAAAGTAGTGAAGGTTCGAGCCTAATTGGTATGAGGTATTAAAGCAGACTTAAATACGAATAGGCCCTGCAAGTAATAGTTCTTTGATATTTTCTGCCATATAAATTGTATAGTAAAGAACAACAACTACTATCATACACCTGGGTAATAAATCGAACGCTCTCAATAAATAGGAGAACTTACGTTTATTGAAGAGGGAAAGGGGTACTGCCAAAAGTCCACCGGACAAGGAAAGCACTGCACTTCTAATAAATAAATTATCGATATTATCAGTAAAGGAACCGACGGAATAATCAAATTTCATATCGGCCCTACACAATCTATATGGCTCACCACCTACATCATATACTATCCAAATAGAAAAGAGGAATCCTGCGACTGTAACCCATGGAAAGGATATGTTATTTTTTGGGCCAGGCATAATATTGGTTTTTAGTTTCTAAACAATATAATACGTAGCTAGTAGTAATAACTCATTTTGCAGACTTTCGGGAGCACCGCCTTGTCTTCTACGATGCTCCCAATAAGCCTTACATCGTGTACTTCCGCCCCTTGTTCTGCTGCTTCAGATACGCCATTAGCGGCTGGAAGTAGTCGACCATAGCGCGGGCGGAGAGGTCTTCGCCGGTCTTTTCTTTCAACACGGTGCGCCAGTCTTTGCTGGAGCCGGGACGCATGATGTCGCGCAGGAAATTGCCCACTTCTTTGTTGCCGTAGTAATTGGTGGCGTGCGGATCCTGGTGCAAGATCTGCTTGGCAATGTGGTCGTGGAGCTGGAACAGGATGACGTAGCTCAGGGCATAGTCGTAGTACTGCGCGGGGTCGTCGTTGATGTGTGTTTTGGTGGCAGGGTCTAGGTACTGCTCACCACGCGCCGTGGGGGGCACGATGCCCTGATACTTCTTCACTAGCTCCCACCACTTAGCGTTGAGTTGGTCGGCGGGCAGGTTGTCGGCATAGAAGCTGTTTTCCCACTCGCTCATCACGCCCGACGAGAACGGAATGAATGTCACGTAGTTAAGCGCTTCCTTAAGCAGGGTTTGGGTCTGGTCGGTTTGGGTTTTGGGGTCCATCAGCTCCAAGCCTACTAGGAAGGGCTTTTGGCTGGCCGCGAGGCCCATGAGGCTGCCCATGGCTTCGTGGTAGCCGCGGTTAGCACCCTGGCGCAACAGCGGCGGCACATCGGGGTTGGTGTAGGTGAGATAGTAGTAGATATGACCTAGCTCGTGGTGAGTGGTTTCGTACCACTCGGTGTTGGCCTCCACGCTCATCAGGCTGCGCACGTCCTGGTTAAGGTCGATGTGCCAGGCCGAAGCGTGATTGTTCTTCTTGTAGTTGGCGCCAGCGGGCAACGGGTACAGGCTGCTTTTCTCCCAGAATACGGCGGGCAGCGCCTGAAAACCTAGGCTTTGGTAGAAGCGTTCGGCCTGCTTTACTTGCCACTCGGGGCCTTTCTTGGCAAGCGTCGCATCGAGGTTCACACCTTTCACGTCGACCATGCTGCTCCAATCTTGGCCCCAACGGTTGGGCACCCACGAAGCGGGCAGGTAATCGGGCACTTGCTTCACGCCGTATTTCTTAGCTAGCTCGTAGCGGGCGTAGGTGTGTAGCTCGCGGTAGAGCGGGCGCAGTTCCTCGTTGATTTTGCGTACCAACGCCATCATCTCCTCACGGCTCATGCCGTAGTCGGAAGCTTGGTAAGAGAAAAAGTCGGAGTAGCCGAGGGCTTGCACGGTTTGGTTGCGCAGGCCGCGCAGGTTCAGCAGGCCTTCTTTCAGCGTGGGGCCGATGGCTTTGCTGGCTTCCCAGATAGCTTGGCGCTTCTGCGGGTTCTTTTCGGTGCGCAGCAGCTCGTCGAGGTCATTGGTCGTGACGGACTTTCCGTTGTACTGGTAGTCGAAGCCGTAGAGCTTTTCGGTTTGGGCGGCTTCGGCTTTGATGCGGCGCTTTACTACGTCGGCTACCGTTTGGGGCGAGTTGGCAGCGTTGTAGAGGGCGGTTTGCAGCTCCTTAACCTGAATCTCGGAGAGCTGGTCTTTGTGGTCCAGGAACTGGCGAAGGCGCTGAATGTTCTCGGCGCTGCCCGCAAAGGCAGCTATGCGCTCATTGGCGCGGGCCGTAGCTCCCGAATTAGTGGTGTCGCCGGGTACGATGTGCGTATTAGAACGCCATTCTGCCTCGCTCGACTCCGTATAGAGCCGCTGGTACTCAGCAGAGTACTGCTTTAGAAAGGCTTCGGCTTGCGCACGCCAGTCGGTGGAGTTAGGTTGATAGGTGAGGCCTGGTGCAGTTGCAGCAGGTGGGGCAGTAGCAGCGGCAGGGGTTTTGGTCGTAGGTGCGCACGACCATAGCGCCGTGCCCAAGGTGGCAAGAGCGAGGCCGCTTAGATAGGATTTCTTCATGGTAAAAACAGAAAAGAAGACGAAGCTAGGAGAATAGGCAGGTGCTCGTCAGCAAGTCCCGAAAATACACAATGCCGCGCGAATCAGCCGAAACGCAAAGGCTAATCGTGTTGTTCAGAGGTGCCGTGGCGCTTGCCCGAATGAGTTGGTATCTTGCTTGCAGCCTAGGCTTCGATTTTCTTTTCTCTTCGTAGTATATGTCTACGTCCATCACCCTTACCCAAGCCAGCTCCATATATGCTGGCCACTTCTTATTCACCCTCGTCCGCTACGGGCTGTTTGCCGGCGTAGCGTACTTCATCTTCTGGCGCTGGCGCAAAGACCGTTGGCAGTCGCGGCGGGTGCAGCAGAAGTTTCCTGAAGACAAGCACCTACACACCGAGGTAAAGTACTCGCTGCTTACGTGTCTGATTTTCGCGGCCGTTGGGGTTGGCATTTTTGCGGCCCGCCAAGCCGGCTACACGCGCGTCTATACCAACCTAGCTGATCACGGCCTGGGGTATTTGACCTTCAGCATGCTGGCCCTGATTGTAGCGCACGACACCTATTTCTACTGGACGCACCGCTTTATGCATCTGCCCCAAGTATTTAAGTATGTGCACCGGGTGCACCACCTGTCGCACAATCCTTCGCCCTGGGCCGCTTTCTCCTTTCACCCGCTGGAGGCCATCATCGAAGCCGGTATTGTACCGCTGATGGTGTTCATCATGCCCTTGCACCCGCTTACCCTAGGCCTCTTTATGATCTACATGATGGGCATGAACGTGCTCGGGCACCTAGGGTATGAGCCGTATCCTGCCGGTTTTCTGCGCAGTAAGTTTGGGCGCTTGCATAATACCAGCACGCACCACAACATGCATCACCAGTACGTGAAGGGCAACTACGGCTTGTACTTTAACATTTGGGACCGGCTCATGGGCACCAACCACGCCAAGTACGTGGAGCGTTTTGAAGCCGTAACGGAAGGCAAGCAGCCGCAAAAACAAAAGGCCGTGCAGAAAGCTGCGTAGGGCTAGTGTACCTAGCTTCGTTCTTATTATAAGTTGGCTTATGAATCAGATACGAGCGGAATTCCTCCGGCAGCTAGCGGAGTTTGGACAAGCGAATGACCAGCAGGCTACGCGCCGGGATGAGCGGCTACTTAACATTACGCCGGATACCGGACCGTTTCTCGCCCTACTCATCAAAGCGACGCAAGCGCGAGCTGTGCTCGAAATCGGGACATCCAATGGGTACTCTACCATTTGGCTGGCCGATGCGGTACAAGCTACGGGTGGCCACGTGACAACTGTAGAAGTGAACGAAGCTAGGGCTACGCAGGCGCGGCACAATTTTCAGCAAGCGGCATTTATCGATACGATTACGTTGGAAGTAACGCCAGCCGAAAGCTTCTTGCCTACCATCGCCAGCAACTCTTTCGACTTCATCTTCTTAGATTCGGACCGGACGCAGTACTGTGCGTGGTGGCCTCTGTTGCATCGCCTGCTACGTCCGGGCGGCCTGATGGTGGTAGATAATGCCGTGTCGCACCAGCACCAGCTCGTGGCTTTCTTGGCCTTGGTGGAAGCTACACGAGGAACAGAAACGTCGCTGGTGCCACTCGGGAAAGGCGAACTACTAATTTGGAAGCAGCGGTAAGTAGCACGGGATAAGCAAGGCTAGGTTTAAGCTATTTTACTATGCAAATGAGTAATTGAATAGATGCATAATCATAAAAAATGCATCATGCAAAAGATATCTCTTTTAGCAGTTTTTTATTTCCTTTCCTTAGGTCTTGTAATAGGCCAAGTTGAAAAAGATGCTGCTGAGATGAGTTTGGTGGTAAAAAGCGCTGAAAAGAAGTTCTCAAATGATTATCTAACTGTTGTAGTTGAATTCAAAAATATCAGCAACAAAACGATTAGGCTTCTAGAATATGACCACTCTAGACAATTAGGGGTAATGTTTTTTACACAGGTAAGTATTCAGAACGAAAGGTACAAGTTAGCTGCGGTTAAACCAGGACCTCCGAAATTTGAGTTTGTTCCTGATGATATAACTACTTATGTTGAAATTCCTAAAAATAAATCCTATTCCCAGATAGTAGATTTTAGAAATTATTTAAGAAACGGAGGATCTAAATTGCGTCCAGGATTATATAGAATAAACGCCAATTATGTAAACTGGTATGGTGGTGACTGCATCAAGGGCTTTTATAAGGCTAAAGAATTATTAGTTCGCGTAGATAAATGAATTATTAGCTGCAATTCCTCTGCTTTCAGCCTGTTCCCATTTCTTTATTTTACTCACGCTGCTTGCTTCTCCTGCTGTAATAAGTGACAGTCCTTATATTTCTTGCCGCTACCGCACGGGCACGGGTCGTTGCGTCCAAACTTGCGCTTGCTGCGCAGGGTCTTTAACCATTCACGCGGATCGACGCTAAAGCGCAAGAAACGCTTCTTGGGGTTCTGGCGCAGGGCACGGCTGAGTAGTTGGTACAGCTCCGGATGGTTTTCCTGGAGCTTCTCGGGTTTCTCGAAGAAGTACTCAGTCACGACGGCGAAGAACTCGGCTTCGTTGGTGGCGCCGTAAGGGTTAATTTCGGACTTGCCGTCGCGAATCGCCTGGATTTCGCGTTGCATCACCTCGGCCCAAGGTTGCAGCAATTCGGGTGGCAGAGCTAGCTTCGGCACGCCGTCAATCACTCCATCGGCCTGGTCGAGTAGGTGGGCAAACTCGTGGATGCCGACGTTCTGCTTGTCCATGGCGTCCCGAAAGCCTTGTTCCAGCGAAGCTTTGGAAAGGCGCATGTAGTGTTGGTTCTGAAAGTTTTGCACGCTGCCGAGCAAGGTGCCATCCAGGGGAGCTACCTCCTTGTTCGGGTCTTTTTCCTGTTTCCAGGCATCGGGCACAATCAGCACCTCACCTAGGTTGGCGTACTGCCACTCGGGGAAGCCAAATACGGGGATGATGGCCGAGGCGGCCACCAGCACGCGTGTTGTATCCTCGACCTCTACCTGCACGCCCGTGATGCGCGTCTCGGCTAAGAAAACTTGCACCGCGCGCTCAAAGCGCTGTTTTTCGTTCTTCGAAAGCGACAAATAAAAAGCCACGCGTTCCGTTAGCACCTGCCGCCAAGCGGCAGGAAAATCTTGTGCCAGCGCCGCAGCACGCACGCGGCTTTCGCGGGTGACGTAGCGGTAAAAAGCAAAAATAACGGCGGCCAGTACGGCCAGCCAGATGAAGTAGTTCATAAAGCAATGAACAACAGTTAGTAATGAACAAGGAGCAATCGAGTAAGCAAGAGCTAGCTCGGCTCAGCAATAATTTGCCTTATACGATTCGGCCGTCGTTCCGCCGAAATCAAGCAGCTTGTTCATTACGAGTGCCTCATTGCCAAGGAGTTCCTAAATGCTCTTGCAACCGCTCGCGCAGCAAATCTTGCAGTACGTGGTCGAGGAACTGAAACTTGTCGGGGATGCGCAGGCAGATGACGGGCTTGCCGGCTAGCTCGGCGGCGAACTTTTGCCGCAAAATATCTGCGTGCTTGCGCTCCATCACAAAAATAACGTCGGCCCAACCTAGGTGCCCGGCCGTGACGCGCACGCGGGCTCCGGGCTCTGTGCCCGCGGAGCGGGCCACGTAGTGTGGGTGCTGGTCGAACAGGCGCTCGGCGGTGAGGCTGCGCCAACGATTCTGGCTGCAAATAAAGAGAAGCTGGCGGGCGTCGGGGGAGATGGTCGGCAAGGCAGGCGGGCAAGTTGATGGCCGCAAAAATACGAGGCTAATTTCCGGCGCCGCTACCTAGGTACTCCCGTTTGCAAACTGCCTTGCCACCCGACCAGCAGACTTCAGGTGAGTGAGCAAGGGAAATGCGCCTTTCTTTGCTGTACCACCTAGCTTTTCGCCCAACTTTCAGCCGGCGCAAACAGCCCATAGGCTTGCGTTGCTGGCTGGTTCTTGCGCCTGAACTCATCCGATGTTGCCACTCGACCCTAAAAAACTACTTGCTACTGCGCTGTGCGCCTTGGCTTTTGCTGCCTGCCAGCAACAGATCACTGCTTCCAACACGGCTGCACTACCTACCACCGCCACTTCGATTTCGGCCGCGTGGCCCGCGGTGAAAGCCGAAACGCACCCCTGGACCCGCTGGTGGTGGATGGGCAACGCTGTGGATGAGGCCAACATCACCCGCAACCTGAAGCTCTACGCCGATGCTGGGCTAGGTGGCGTGGAAATAACGCCCATTTATGGCGCCGTCGGCTACGAGCAGTCCTACATCGATTACCTGACGCCCACCTGGATGCGCATGCTCAATACCTCGGTGCAGCAAGCGCACAACCTAGGCCTAGGCGTGGATATGAACCTAGGCACCGGCTGGCCCTACGGCGGTCCACAGATCGCGGCGGAAAGCGCGGCCGGTAAACTGGTGGTGCAAACGTATGAGGTGAAAGCCGGGCAGCGTCTCGCCGAAAAGCTCGTGGTGCAGGATCCCAAACAGCAGAAGCTAGGTGCCCCGCTCAAGGCGGTTGTGGCCTACGGGCCAAAGGGCGAACGGCTTGACTTACTGGCAAAAGTAGACGCCAGCGGCCAGCTCAACTGGCAACCCACTACGGGCGCCTGGCAGATTTACGCCGCTTTCGGCGGGCACACCGGCCAGATGGTGAAACGCGCGGCGCCCGGTGGTGCCGGCCTCACGATGGACCACTTGTCGGGAGAGGCACTGAATACATATCTGCGGCGCTTCGATACGGCTTTCGAGGGGAAGCCAGCAGGCATTCGGTCGTTTTTCAACGACAGCTACGAGGTGTACGACGCCGATTTCTCGCCTCGCTTGTTCGACGAGTTTCAGCAGCGCCGCGGCTATGATTTGCGCCTGTACTTGCGTGAGCTGGTGAGCA
This Hymenobacter sp. GOD-10R DNA region includes the following protein-coding sequences:
- a CDS encoding GAF domain-containing protein; this encodes MVNTVTPFPASLIPDNDAVRLRTLHQYRIVNTTPEKIFDEYAAWAAQLFNLPIALISLVDEDQVWFKATVGAQGIRSLTRGDSMCSAAILHDDAVVLSDYSKESCGLISQTVAEEIGLRFYAGAALQMPDKEKIGMLAVIGREPRDFSEAESELLVRLAQLVSQTIELRGHYLAHEQADEWEDAQQELAQRLDDNATLARYLTTRTHGIDLADEQVAQVIYRRLNTVQALLQKRLAVAA
- a CDS encoding zinc-dependent peptidase, with the translated sequence MNYFIWLAVLAAVIFAFYRYVTRESRVRAAALAQDFPAAWRQVLTERVAFYLSLSKNEKQRFERAVQVFLAETRITGVQVEVEDTTRVLVAASAIIPVFGFPEWQYANLGEVLIVPDAWKQEKDPNKEVAPLDGTLLGSVQNFQNQHYMRLSKASLEQGFRDAMDKQNVGIHEFAHLLDQADGVIDGVPKLALPPELLQPWAEVMQREIQAIRDGKSEINPYGATNEAEFFAVVTEYFFEKPEKLQENHPELYQLLSRALRQNPKKRFLRFSVDPREWLKTLRSKRKFGRNDPCPCGSGKKYKDCHLLQQEKQAA
- a CDS encoding O-methyltransferase, whose protein sequence is MNQIRAEFLRQLAEFGQANDQQATRRDERLLNITPDTGPFLALLIKATQARAVLEIGTSNGYSTIWLADAVQATGGHVTTVEVNEARATQARHNFQQAAFIDTITLEVTPAESFLPTIASNSFDFIFLDSDRTQYCAWWPLLHRLLRPGGLMVVDNAVSHQHQLVAFLALVEATRGTETSLVPLGKGELLIWKQR
- a CDS encoding M2 family metallopeptidase, with translation MKKSYLSGLALATLGTALWSCAPTTKTPAAATAPPAATAPGLTYQPNSTDWRAQAEAFLKQYSAEYQRLYTESSEAEWRSNTHIVPGDTTNSGATARANERIAAFAGSAENIQRLRQFLDHKDQLSEIQVKELQTALYNAANSPQTVADVVKRRIKAEAAQTEKLYGFDYQYNGKSVTTNDLDELLRTEKNPQKRQAIWEASKAIGPTLKEGLLNLRGLRNQTVQALGYSDFFSYQASDYGMSREEMMALVRKINEELRPLYRELHTYARYELAKKYGVKQVPDYLPASWVPNRWGQDWSSMVDVKGVNLDATLAKKGPEWQVKQAERFYQSLGFQALPAVFWEKSSLYPLPAGANYKKNNHASAWHIDLNQDVRSLMSVEANTEWYETTHHELGHIYYYLTYTNPDVPPLLRQGANRGYHEAMGSLMGLAASQKPFLVGLELMDPKTQTDQTQTLLKEALNYVTFIPFSSGVMSEWENSFYADNLPADQLNAKWWELVKKYQGIVPPTARGEQYLDPATKTHINDDPAQYYDYALSYVILFQLHDHIAKQILHQDPHATNYYGNKEVGNFLRDIMRPGSSKDWRTVLKEKTGEDLSARAMVDYFQPLMAYLKQQNKGRKYTM
- a CDS encoding protein tyrosine phosphatase, producing MPTISPDARQLLFICSQNRWRSLTAERLFDQHPHYVARSAGTEPGARVRVTAGHLGWADVIFVMERKHADILRQKFAAELAGKPVICLRIPDKFQFLDHVLQDLLRERLQEHLGTPWQ
- a CDS encoding right-handed parallel beta-helix repeat-containing protein, with product MAKNYLLALLLVIRFYPAFSATYYVAPNGDDANNNGTISLPFKTIQRAQTAVVAGDTVWVRGGTYLMQNSQIAGYSNPYAYVTLLSKSGSATAGRINYWAYPGEQPVFNYANVDPNVTNPGAPFAAPYRLSAFEVTGSYIHLRGLEIVGVRVPLVATNVNTQSICFSQSGAGGNNIYERLSMHDGQAIGFYLTRGPNNLILNCDAYRNNDNINTPNTTGAANGGNVDGFGNHPNNANYTGNVFRGCRAWFNSDDGYDCISAFAPTVFENCWSFYNGYTATFGSRGDGNGFKAGGYGSAAVTSIPTVVPRNTIQFCLSVRNKSNGFYSNHHLEGSTWSNNTAYMNATNYNMLNRKARNTTDYLTDVPGYNHVIKNNISFAPRSTGRDITDYDLAACTIDHNSFLNSAITVTADDFLSTDMELLTAPRQADGSLPVNDFLRLKPTSEMVDAGTNIGFPYSGTAPDLGCFETDRVILSTASSAKSQVLGLSIAPVPVRSQATASFYLPEKAAVNLSLYDAQGRLITVLLDEEVKAGSHQISLNEKVFPAAGVYILKLTSGKIVTSKRLVKI
- a CDS encoding sterol desaturase family protein; protein product: MSTSITLTQASSIYAGHFLFTLVRYGLFAGVAYFIFWRWRKDRWQSRRVQQKFPEDKHLHTEVKYSLLTCLIFAAVGVGIFAARQAGYTRVYTNLADHGLGYLTFSMLALIVAHDTYFYWTHRFMHLPQVFKYVHRVHHLSHNPSPWAAFSFHPLEAIIEAGIVPLMVFIMPLHPLTLGLFMIYMMGMNVLGHLGYEPYPAGFLRSKFGRLHNTSTHHNMHHQYVKGNYGLYFNIWDRLMGTNHAKYVERFEAVTEGKQPQKQKAVQKAA